CAATTCTCAGAACTTTGATTCTTCTTGCACCTCCTGGCCAGTTGGATCCTCACAACTGTCCTCTGAGGTAGACTGctatttatcctcattttacagatcaggaaactgaggcagtctTGTCAGGTGGGACAATGGTGCCACCAGATTTGAACCCTCCTTAATTGTGCTTTTAGCAACTCCACTATACCAGACATTCACCTAGACTTTTAGGACTTCGGAATCCTGGGATAGATAGAACTCAGtgcaggaagacagagaaatctAGGCTAGCCAAAGGGGAGAATTCTAGAATGTTCCAAAGATAGAATCTTGGACTGAGAACTTTCAAACAATAGACTCTCAAGCCGAGGGTTTTAGCCTCTATCGAAATTTAATTACAACCTCAAGGCCCTTATCATTTCAGAATCTAGGCCTCTGAGAGATTGAAGAGGCCTCTCAGAATAGCTGATTTGCCTCCTCCTTTCACAatcggggaaactgaggcccaaggagtGGAGGGGActcagcccaaggtcacacaatccTAACACACCCAGATGAGCCACCAGCCCCAACAGGTTCTGTTCTGAGGCTTCCCAGACTGAGGCCAGAATCAGcacgccccagcctgccctgcgGCCCATGCCTGCACCCCAAGTCACAGCTAAGTGGTCGGTTGATGTAGTGGGGAGGTGGCAGAGCTGGTGGGCGTGGTGGCTACCATGGAGATGGGGATGGTGCTGGCCTGACTAGTTCCTGGTGGCCTGGCTCCTTCCCACTGCGTTGGCGGCCACAGTGGCCCAGCCACCCCTGGCCAACTCCCTGTTCTTCCTGTTGACGCTGGGTCTGTGTGAACACGCTGAGTCTCCTCTGGGTGGGGACTCTGGGGAGAGAGAGCTGAGTGGTCCCCGTCCTCTGCAGCCCCTCCAGACTGATGGAGATGCCCCAGAATAACAAGTTAGGTACAGGTGTGAAATCTAGTATGCCGACTTCTTGCAGGGTGACCTGGAACAAATGTTTCTGAgccctactttctttttttgctatGGAGGTTTTGATCATGGGATAAGGTATTAGCTGTAAAGCACTTTGCACAATTCTAGGGGGCAGTGTTCTCTCAATAAATGgttgttttatttcattatacCCTCGAGTAACTAGCAAaggtcctggcacatagtaggcagcaccatcattatttttgaaaagatCCCCAGCATCTTGCAGTGTCTCTTTGTCcctagtaggcattcagtaattGATAGTTATTGTTATTGCAACCTCTGTTCACTATAATATCTGTCACATAGTAGGTGGTCAATGGATAATTGTTGAAGGAATGATCACGTCTTATTAGGGCTGAGATAGAGAGATGGACTAGGAGCCACGTAAAGAGAGTGAATTGTCCTTAGCCTTCCTGGAGGGCTTCGCAGGAGTTGGCATTTCCCAGCAGGGGAAGTGGTGGGTCATAGCGCTTCCAGTGGAAGGAAGTAGGAGAGTAAAAGCACCTTCCGGCTCCTCAAGGCCCCAGGTTCCCTGTGGGCGGGCTCTGAGCAggctctcccccgccccccctccccaaACGCAGGCGCCCCGCTGCGGCCAGCCGGCACCATGGACAGCGAGGCGTTGCCGAGCTCGCAGAACCTTCTGGACCTGAACTTCCAGTGTGAGCTGGGgtagggggcggggtggggcggggcggggcagggcccgGCtctcggggcggggcgggggggagcctgggccctgcccagaaATCCGGGTCCTCACTGCTACTCCCGGCCGCCCAGCTCTAGCCGCGAAGCACATGGACCTGAAGAATATGGAGCTGGACACGGCGGCGGCCAAGGTGGACGAACTGACCAAGCAGTTGGAGTCGCTGTGGTCAGACTTGCCGGCGGCGTCTCTTGGCTCGCAGGCCAGAGCGCCGGCTAGGGTGAGCCTGCTTGCCCTGGTCCCCACCCGGGCCCCCCAAAGTCAGGTTCTTATCTCCAGGAGTTCAGGCAAGCCTGTCCCATGGGGCTGTGCAGGCTGTGGGCTATTTAAAAGCACTTGTGGGATTAGTGGAAGTGGGGATCAGTGGAAGTGGACGTCTGTCAGGACCCTCGGAAGAAAAGGGTTTTTTCCTAAGCGGCACAAAGGCACTGTACATGCAAGCCCCAGCCCTGATTGCAGGGCGCCCTATGCCTCAATCTCTAACCCCGTCCAACTCTCCAGGGTTGATTTTCGATCACCTCTACTGACCTACCAACCCTCTACTATTGTCTCCTTTGACCCCTCAATGTCCCGACCTCCCTACAGCTGTCCCGGTACAGCCTCAGCCCCGTCCCCGAGCCCTTGGGCAGCCGCGGGTCTCCCCGGAAGGCGACCACCGACGGCGCAGACATCTCGTTCGGACGCTCCGAGAGCGCCCCGGCTCTGCTTCCCTACAGCTCGCTGTCCCCTAAGGGACGGCCGTCGTCACCGCGCACCCAGTTCTACCTGCAGCCGGATGCCTACGGCAGCCTGGACCGCGCGGCCTCACCCCGGTCCCGCACCTTCGATGGAGCAGGCAGCCCCCACGGCCGTGCGCCCTCCCCTCGCCCCGGCCCGCTCAGACAGCAGGGTCCCCCCACGCCCTTTGACTTCTTGGGCCGGGCCCGCTCCCCCCGTGTCAGCCCCCTGGCCGAAGGGCCCCAGGCCTTCTTTCCTGAGCGCGGGCCCCCGCCCCGCATGCCGACCGCAGCCTACGATGCGCCGACTGCCTTTGGGAGCCCCCTGCTGGGCCCTGGCGTCAGCGCCTTCGCCCCACCTCTACGCGCGCAAGGTGAACCAGGGGGCCGAACTTGGCGGGTGGGAGTGGCGCAAGGTCCGGGACCAGCTtcggcccccccgccccccccatccTCATGGGCAACCTCTCTCCAGACGACCTAACGCTTCGGCGGCGGCCCCCCAAAGCCTGGAACGAGTCTGACCTGGACGTGGCTTACGAGAAGAAGTCCTCGCAGACAGCGAGCTATGAACGTGAGTGGTGCGAGGCCAAAGGAGTGGGGGACCCGGAGAGGCCTCCCCCAGACCCTAATGATTCCCGCCTCACAGGACTCGATGTCTTCGCGCGGCCTGCTTCACCAGGCCTGCAGCTGTTACCCTGGAGAGAGAGCAGCCTGGATGGGCTGGGGGCCACCAGGAAGGTGAGGGGCTGGAGAAActtggggagggggctggtggGCAAGGCTGGAGTCAGGGCTAGTCTTCCCCTCCTGGCCGCGCCCGCAGTTTCCGTACCCTTCCCCAGGCTCTTCCTTTATCCTGgatttccatcccctccctgaccctctttcctttccctccctttgtcttccctctcctccttctctctcttctcacctTTTGCCTTtacctccctcctcctttcctccacTCCCTTGTTATTCATTCCCTTATGCCTATCTTCCTCCCACCTGAGCCCcttctatcttccttccttccctctttctcccccaGGACGACTTCACCAGTGCCACTCTGCCCCGCAATTACAAGGTCTGCCCTCTGGCCAACGACAGGCGTTCTGATGTGGACAGCTACCGCCGATCGCTGGGCTCCGCGGGGTCATCAGGCACTTTGCCCCGAAGCTGGCAGCCTGTCAGCCGCATCCCCATGCCTCCTTCCAGCCCCCAGGCCCGAAGTGCCCCCCGCCACCGCCCCATCCCCCTCAGCATGATATTCAAGCTGCAGAATGCCTTTTGGGAGCACGGAgccagcagggccatgctccctggCTCCCCCGTCTTCTCTCGAGCTCCCCCGCTTAAGCTgcttccccagccccagctgcctcCGCAGTCCCAGCCACAACTACAGCCTCAGCCTCAGCTTcaagcccttgccccagtcccccAACCGCCCCAAGAGACTTGGTCCCCCGTGAGTGAAGGTGAGTCAGCAGTGGCGGTTCTGGAGGGATGGGTGAAGGGAGGGCAGATGGCTGGGGCACAAACCAGCTTGGGGTCCCATCACAACCAAACACCTGTTTCCAGACATTGTCCCTGCAGAGGGCAAGGCCAGAGGAGCTCGGGGATTTGCTCAGGAACTAGGGATAGTACAGTGCTTAAGCATGGACCCTGGAGTCAGACTGGCTGGCTCCacgctgtgtgacctttggcaagtcagttaacctctctggacctcgaTTTCCTTGAGTGTAAAAGGTGAATAGTGATAGAACCTACCTTATTGGGGTATGGTACTAGATTTTTTAATCCATATAAAGTCCTTAAAATAGGGCCTGATGTATAGAAAGCCCTCAATAGCTATCATATTaatcattataattattaatagttttTGGTGTGAGACCAGTGCAGGGCCTGGATTTAAGCAGAGTGGGTTTTGATCCCCTCTCTACCATTGACATGCTGTGTGACTGAGGATAAATTAATTAACCCATCTGAGCttacattttctcatctgtgaagagAGATTAATAACATTTACTTCATAGATTACGATGGACAGTCAATGAAATCATGTATAAAATGATCATTGTATATTTCTACCTGCTTTAGAAGTTCTGATAGAGAGgcaagaaacagagagaagagacCAACAAGTACCAAGATTCTAGTCCcagcaattttctttctttctgtatttatttttggctgcctcgggtcttcctggctgtgtgcgggctttctctaatgaCAGCGAGCAGgggcggtgtgcgggcttctcactgcggtggcttctcttattctGAGACCGGGCtccagtggttgtggcacgtgggctcagtagttgtggtgcacgggcttagttgctccgcggcatgtgggatcttcccagaccagggattgaacccgtgtcccctgcattggaaggcaaattctttttttttttttttttaattgattgattgattgattgattgattgctgtgttggctcttcgtttctgtgcgagggctttctctagttgcggcaagtggggggccactcctcatcgcggtgcgcgggcctctcactatcgcgccctctcttgttgtggagcacaggctccagacgcgcaggctcagtaattgtggctcacgggcctagttgctccgcggcatgtgggatcttcccagaccagggctcgaacttgtgtcccctgcattggcaggcagattttcaaccactgcaccaccagggaagccccggaaggcagattcttaacccctgcgtcaccagggaagtcctcagcaaTTTTCTGCCTGAGATATtaggagaggaaattcttacaatCTTAGAAAGTCAAGTTTATCATAATGGTAGGAGCAGAGATTCTGGAGTCAGATAggactgagttcaaatcccagctgtgtGCCTTTAGGCAACTGACTTGCCTTCTGtgagactcagtttccctttCTGAAACAATGAGATGTTAGCCATATGAACGTCACAAGGTAGTGGTGAGAATTCAGTGATAGGCATGTAAAGCACAAGGCACATGCTAAGTGCTTGTTAAATGGGGGATGTCATAATTGTCTATTATTCACAACCCAGGGAAAGTGTAGCCCAGAGAAAGCAAGGCACtgccctgaggtcacacagcaaatcagGCATTTGTTGCAAGTCCTGGAAGTTGTGGGGAGGGAGTCTCTCGGGTCTCTTGGGACCCCTCCTTTGATGGGGCTCTTGCTCCTTCTAGGCCTCCCCAAACCTCCCACTGAGCTGGAGCCTGAGCCGGAGCTGGAGGGGCTGCTGACACcagggctggaggctggggaCGCAGATGAAGGCGCTGTAGCTCGGCCTCTTAGTCCCACACGGCTGCACCCAGCACTGCCACCCGAGGCACAGTCAGTGCCCGAGCTGGAGGAGGTGGCACGGGTGCTGGCAGAAATTCCACGGCCCCTCAAACGTAGGGGCTCCATGGAGCAGAACCCTGCTGTAGCCCTGCCCCCCAGCCACAAGAAGCAGTACCAGCAGATCATCAGCCGCCTCTTCCATCGTCACAGTGGGCCTGGGGGGCCCGAGCCTGAGCTGTGTCCCATCACTGAGGGGCCTGAGGCCAGGGCAGGGCcccctgctccagccccaccagctcccataccacccccagcccctctccagaGCAGCCCACCAGAGCAGCCACAGAGCATGGTAAGTAATATAGGAGGAAACTGGGGTATATTACTCAGCATATGGAAGCATCCCTTCCCTTTTAGGACAGAACCTGGAAATTGCATGCATCACATCTGGCGCATCCCACTGGCCAGGAACCCAGCTGCAAGGGAAGCcgggaaatgtagttttaaatCTAAGTGTACCTGTgctcagaagaaagggagaacATGTATGGAGGGGCGTTCAGAAGTCTTGGCCACCTAGAGATTTTCTCTGCTCCGCTCCAGTAACCTGTCCCCCCAGGGCTTCCCTTCAGGTATCTTAGAGTCTTCCAACCTGGAAATGACTTCGTCTTGGCATGACAGAGGGTTTATTCTGGGGTCTGAAAAGCTTGCCTGAATCAAGGCAGTCACCATTTCTCTCCCTAGTCGCCACAGCCTCTCATGTCCGCCTTCTCTGGGGAGCTGCTCTCTCCTCTTACACCTCAGCAAGCCTGTGCCATGGCTAGAAATGGCCCACCCAGCCCTGACTCAAAATGACCTCTCAGTTCAAGTCCATGGTGTCCTCTGACTTTAGTCAGAGCTTCTTCCATTCAGATGTTCAAGAACAAGTCTCTGGTCTCTGAGGTTGTGGGTGTCGTGGTTAagtgcagcagcagcagagctaggctgcctgggttcaaatcccagctccacagcACTTATTGGCTGTGCGACCTTGGGCCAGACACatagtctctctgtgcctcagtttcctcatctgtagaatggggatgaaAATAagcatagggttgctgtgaggatttaatacattaatatagtgcttagaatagtgcctggcacttaactattattattgttatcatttgACCAGGGGCTGGTCTCCTGCTGATCTTGGTCTGGTTTCTGCATCGTGGCTTGGAGGGGGCGGGGTGTAGTCACATGGAACAATCCTGATTGCTCAATGTGGGTAGACAGATGGAGGAGAACAATTCCCAGAGAAAACGTGGGGGCCAGGTTGACCCCCAAATGCGTATTCCCAGGCCCTTCTGAGGGTGGAGCCAAGAAATGTTGAGGCTCAGGATCTTGAAATCAAGAATGGAAGAATGACAGTGTCTTGAAATGGTCAAGTTGCCTCACTGTAGAATCACAAAGTTCTGGCCACAGAGAAACCTGAACACTCAcagaattcaaaaattaaatcctGACATCACAAACTCAGAAGAGTGAAATTTCAGAATTCCAAAACACTGAAGGTTTGCACAGGATCTTAGAATTAAAAAGTTAGTAACACAAACCCTGGTTATTACTGATTCTTGAAGTCCCCAGAACTGAAAATTAAAGACTCATCATTTGAATCTTAAATCATAGATTAGTGCACGAATATGTTAtaatacagaattttattttaagtgaacatTTTCCACTAGAAAGGAACACACAAACATAGTaataggaagaaatagataaaagtAGACTAAAGAGGCCCAAATAACAGCATTCAGAGAGAACCACGATTAACATTTTGAGTATTTCCTTCCAATCTTTTGGAATGAAATTCTCACCATGAAATATTCAAGTTCTCAATCATAGAATCTTGGGAATGCAATGTCCTGGGTCCTCAGCAATTTGAAATGGCACAACTTAGCATTTCTGGACTCACACATATTGGAAACTTAgcatcagaatttttaaatgagtggctcgtgggatcttcaAATTCCAGAATCTTGAAATCATTGACATCGAAGACCAGAATCACAAATGCTATATGCTcagaataaatgaattttgtAGGACACTTGAAAATCAAAAATAAGAAGGCACAAGGAATAATATGATAAATATTCTAATTCCAAACATCTGAAATTAACACTTGGTAACATCTTGTCACGTGTGcttcctagcttttttttttttaatatacataaaagaaatgaaactatgGATTGAATATCTGGCTTCCACAATCATCAACCTCATGGTCTCCAAGCTTCCTCTCAGGTCTCAGGGCCCAAGATTCCAAAATCACCCGATTCCCTGAGTGTTGCAGGGAACCAGAGGCTGTGGAACTGAGGGACCCTCCTTCCCATGGCCCTCTGGACTCAGGCTATGTACGTTCCTGGGTTCCAATCTCAGCCCTGTCTAGTTGGATGACCTGGAGTGGCCGCCTGGTCcttgagcctctgtttccctgcTCTGAGAAATGGGTATATTAGCAATTCCCGCCAAGCCGCTGAAGCCCCGGTCCTGTCCCCCAGGAGATGCGCTCCGTGCTGCGGAAGGCCGGCTCCCCGCGCAAGGTCCGTCGCGCGCGCCTCAGCCCGCTCGTGCTGCTGCTGGACGCCGCGCTGACCGGGGAGCTGGACGTGGTGCAGCAGGCGGTGAAGGAGGTGAGTGCTGCCGGACCGAAGggcgggcggggtgggggcggcAGACGCTGGATAACAGCCGCGGGACTGAGCCTCTCCGTCCCCCGGCTCGTCCAGATGAACGACCCGAGCCAGCCCAACGAGGAGGGCATCACCGCCCTGCATAACGCCATCTGCGGCGCCAACTACCCCATCGTGGACTTCCTAATCGCGGCGGGTGCCAACGTCAACTCCCCCGACAGCCACGGCTGGTGAGTCCTGACCTCGCGTGGCCGGCGTGGGGCGGGGAAGGCGCTGCGGGCCCCAGTGCGGCCCCTCACGCCTGCCTCCCTCGCCTAGGACACCGTTGCACTGCGCGGCGTCCTGCAACGACACGGCCATCTGCATGGCGCTGGTGCAGCACGGCGCGGCGATCTTCGCCACCACGCTCAGTGACGGCGCCACCGCCATCGAGAAGTGCGACCCCTACCGCGAGGGTTACGTCGACTGCGCCACTTACCTGGCAGGTGCGAGGCAGGGCTGGGGCGCCTCGGTGGGCGGGCTGGGCCACCTCTGGGGGAGGGCGTCGCGGGGACTGGGACGCCCAGCTGGTAGATGTTGGGCGGGGGGAGGCGGCAGACTGCGGCTCCTGAGAGAGGACGCGAGGGGCTGTACCAACCTTGTGGCAGCATCACCGAGGGGGGCCGGAGGGATGGACCACCTGCAGGGGTGGGGCACTGGGCCTCCCACCTGGCAGGTGCAAGAACGGTGTGTGGGCACAGCAGACTGTGCCACCTTCGAGGGAGAGGGGGACAGGGGAACTGTGCCACGCAAGCTGGACACCTGTAGGGAGAAGAGCTGGTGTGGAGACTGCGCCGCTTTATCTGCTTTCTCATCCACGGGGGTGGGGAGTTGGACGTTCCAACTATACCATCTACCTGGCCTAGGGCTGGGCACATGGGCTGTGCTACCTGTGGGAAATACAGCACCACACAGGTGAGAGGTGAGCAGGCCATGGCTTCTGGGGAGGAGCTTGGGGACTCTTCCACTCCTAGTGAGACACGAGGCTGTACCATATATCTCCGGTGGCGGGTGCACATCACTTAAACAGGTGATGGGAGGAACTAGGTAGGCCGTATCCTGGGGAAGTGCGTCGGGTCTGTAGCGCTCACCTGGAGGGGCCAACTCTATTATAAGGCGGGGTTGGGGACCTCAGAGAGTTGGGGTAAGGCAGGCTGTAGGACCTGGGCGTGGGACAATGTATTT
This genomic window from Mesoplodon densirostris isolate mMesDen1 chromosome 19, mMesDen1 primary haplotype, whole genome shotgun sequence contains:
- the PPP1R13L gene encoding relA-associated inhibitor — encoded protein: MDSEALPSSQNLLDLNFQSLAAKHMDLKNMELDTAAAKVDELTKQLESLWSDLPAASLGSQARAPARLSRYSLSPVPEPLGSRGSPRKATTDGADISFGRSESAPALLPYSSLSPKGRPSSPRTQFYLQPDAYGSLDRAASPRSRTFDGAGSPHGRAPSPRPGPLRQQGPPTPFDFLGRARSPRVSPLAEGPQAFFPERGPPPRMPTAAYDAPTAFGSPLLGPGVSAFAPPLRAQDDLTLRRRPPKAWNESDLDVAYEKKSSQTASYERLDVFARPASPGLQLLPWRESSLDGLGATRKDDFTSATLPRNYKVCPLANDRRSDVDSYRRSLGSAGSSGTLPRSWQPVSRIPMPPSSPQARSAPRHRPIPLSMIFKLQNAFWEHGASRAMLPGSPVFSRAPPLKLLPQPQLPPQSQPQLQPQPQLQALAPVPQPPQETWSPVSEGLPKPPTELEPEPELEGLLTPGLEAGDADEGAVARPLSPTRLHPALPPEAQSVPELEEVARVLAEIPRPLKRRGSMEQNPAVALPPSHKKQYQQIISRLFHRHSGPGGPEPELCPITEGPEARAGPPAPAPPAPIPPPAPLQSSPPEQPQSMEMRSVLRKAGSPRKVRRARLSPLVLLLDAALTGELDVVQQAVKEMNDPSQPNEEGITALHNAICGANYPIVDFLIAAGANVNSPDSHGWTPLHCAASCNDTAICMALVQHGAAIFATTLSDGATAIEKCDPYREGYVDCATYLADVEQNMGLMYNGVVYALWDYSAEFGDELSFREGESVTVLRRDGPEETDWWWAALHGQEGYVPRNYFGLYPRVKPQRNKV